One window of Pogoniulus pusillus isolate bPogPus1 chromosome 31, bPogPus1.pri, whole genome shotgun sequence genomic DNA carries:
- the GTF2H5 gene encoding general transcription factor IIH subunit 5, whose amino-acid sequence MVNVLKGVLIECDPAMKQFLLYLDESNALGKKFIIQDLDETHVFVLAELVNFLQERVGELMDQNSFPITQK is encoded by the exons ATGGTGAATGTTCTGAAAGGTGTCTTGATTGAATG TGACCCAGCAATGAAGCAATTTCTGCTGTACTTGGATGAATCAAATGCACTGGGAAAGAAGTTCATCATACAAGATCTGGATGAAACTCATGTCTTTGTATTAGCTGAGTTGGTTAACTTCCTTCAGGAGAGAGTGGGCGAGTTAATGGACCAGAACTCTTTTCCTATTACTCAGAAGTAG